The Methylomagnum ishizawai genome has a window encoding:
- a CDS encoding multicopper oxidase domain-containing protein, whose protein sequence is MPNTIDRPSQPRPRRIPHKVGLLLLLAQGIAAPAQASVLVPQTPLDGACIPKYATALPVFGPAGSIPRVDAVQHPALMVTMKEIDQQVLPKDKGDTCGKGVKFGTTRVWAYETTDAQTRKVLGPANWPAVTLDAQARLATRIKYVNALPSFNPAKPRGAGLVQGLFLVDQTLHWADPLQQMCGMETRDCSTPANAASPCCQPYTGPVPATVHLHGGVLPARFDGGPDSWFTPDGRTGSGYVTLGNPGAGKAIYEYPNTQEPGTLWFHDHTLGTTRLNVAAGLAGFYFIRDPEREPKQLPQGAYEVELAIQDRQFDTQSQLYFPVDTPVKAHPFWSVMYEGDVATVNGAPWPYFEVEPRRYRLRVLNGSNHRGYDLSFGKAIVYQIGSDEGYLGRPARVRKVHLTPGERADLIVDFSKLAGGNVVLGNDESGEMFQLPEIMRFQVKKTPQGGDTSCDPGLSAAEGGCVWPALAARLTDGKGHILANVKIDKVRQMVLNENFDFPQTLDELVNNTKWDGRRSPSIAAEFPQDGISETPRVGSVELWEIINAYSPGTDTQYHPVHTHLAQFQVLNRQEFDVKGYLAAWESAFGKGPAPLPTTCTPGKACPGYGPPLSYNTPNADGAVGGNPAVGPFLLGTPTAPTAGETGWKDTATAYGHQVLRVLVRWTPTDTPVVKRQSYAGRNLYPFDPSDGEYVWHCHIINHEDNEMMRPYKVAK, encoded by the coding sequence ATGCCAAACACGATAGACCGCCCCTCGCAACCCCGCCCACGCCGAATCCCGCACAAGGTCGGCTTATTGCTGCTCCTGGCCCAGGGAATCGCGGCCCCCGCCCAGGCCAGCGTCTTGGTCCCGCAAACCCCGCTGGACGGCGCTTGCATCCCCAAATACGCCACGGCCTTGCCGGTGTTCGGGCCGGCCGGCTCCATCCCGCGGGTGGACGCCGTCCAGCATCCGGCGCTGATGGTGACCATGAAGGAAATCGACCAGCAAGTCCTGCCCAAGGACAAGGGCGACACCTGCGGCAAGGGTGTCAAATTCGGCACCACCCGCGTCTGGGCCTATGAAACCACCGACGCCCAAACCCGCAAGGTGCTAGGCCCGGCCAATTGGCCCGCCGTGACCCTGGACGCCCAGGCCCGGCTCGCCACCCGGATCAAATACGTCAACGCCCTGCCCAGTTTCAACCCCGCCAAACCCCGCGGGGCCGGGTTGGTGCAAGGGCTGTTCCTGGTGGACCAGACCTTGCACTGGGCCGACCCCTTGCAGCAGATGTGCGGCATGGAAACCCGCGATTGCTCGACCCCGGCCAACGCCGCCAGCCCCTGCTGCCAGCCCTATACCGGGCCGGTGCCCGCCACCGTGCATCTACACGGCGGCGTCCTCCCGGCGCGGTTCGACGGCGGTCCGGATTCCTGGTTCACGCCCGATGGCCGGACCGGGTCGGGCTATGTCACCCTGGGCAATCCCGGCGCGGGCAAGGCCATCTATGAATATCCCAACACCCAGGAACCCGGCACCCTCTGGTTCCACGACCACACCCTGGGCACCACCCGCTTGAACGTGGCGGCGGGACTGGCCGGGTTTTATTTCATCCGCGACCCCGAGCGGGAACCCAAACAATTGCCGCAAGGGGCCTATGAAGTCGAATTGGCGATCCAGGACCGCCAGTTCGATACCCAGAGCCAATTGTATTTCCCGGTGGACACCCCGGTGAAAGCGCATCCGTTCTGGTCGGTGATGTACGAAGGCGATGTGGCGACGGTGAACGGTGCGCCCTGGCCTTATTTCGAGGTGGAACCGCGCCGCTACCGTTTGCGGGTGCTGAACGGCTCCAACCACCGCGGCTACGACTTGAGCTTCGGCAAGGCCATCGTCTACCAGATCGGCTCGGACGAAGGCTATCTGGGGAGGCCCGCCAGGGTGCGGAAAGTCCATCTGACGCCGGGCGAACGGGCCGACCTGATCGTCGACTTCTCCAAGCTGGCGGGCGGCAACGTGGTCCTCGGCAACGACGAATCGGGCGAGATGTTCCAACTGCCCGAGATCATGCGCTTCCAGGTCAAGAAGACCCCGCAAGGCGGCGATACCAGTTGCGATCCCGGCCTCTCCGCCGCCGAGGGCGGCTGCGTCTGGCCGGCCCTGGCGGCGCGGCTGACCGATGGCAAGGGCCACATCCTGGCCAACGTGAAGATCGACAAGGTCCGGCAAATGGTCCTCAACGAGAACTTCGACTTCCCCCAAACCCTGGACGAACTGGTCAACAACACCAAATGGGACGGGCGGCGCTCGCCCAGCATCGCGGCGGAATTCCCCCAGGATGGCATCAGCGAAACACCCAGGGTCGGCTCGGTCGAATTATGGGAAATCATCAACGCCTATTCGCCGGGCACCGACACGCAGTACCACCCGGTCCATACCCATCTGGCGCAATTCCAAGTCCTCAACCGCCAGGAATTCGACGTCAAGGGCTATCTCGCGGCCTGGGAAAGCGCGTTCGGCAAGGGACCGGCCCCCTTGCCCACCACCTGCACGCCGGGCAAAGCCTGTCCGGGCTACGGCCCCCCGCTGTCCTACAACACCCCCAACGCCGACGGGGCGGTGGGTGGCAATCCGGCGGTCGGGCCGTTCCTGCTGGGCACGCCGACCGCGCCCACCGCCGGGGAAACCGGCTGGAAGGACACGGCGACCGCCTACGGCCACCAAGTGCTGCGGGTCTTGGTGCGCTGGACCCCGACCGACACCCCGGTCGTCAAGCGCCAATCCTACGCCGGGCGCAACCTGTACCCGTTCGATCCCAGCGACGGGGAATATGTCTGGCATTGCCACATCATCAACCACGAGGACAACGAGATGATGCGGCCTTATAAAGTGGCGAAATAA